Part of the Cardinium endosymbiont of Culicoides punctatus genome, AGTTGCGTAGTAACTTTCATCGTTGAGTACAATAATTTGAAGTTAGTAACTATAACTACAAAAATATCAATTATTCAATACTTTGCGAAAGTCCTGTGCTGTTCTATTTGCGCCTTGAGCTAGTAACATTTCAACGATTTTTTTATTGCCTTTACGAGATGCATAATGCAGAGGCGTGAAGTTATATACTGGATCTACTTCATCATAGTTTAATGATTGACCGCTATCCATCAAGTCACGAATAACACCGGTATATCCATCCTTAGCAGCCCAATGCAATGGACTTAAGCCTTCATAATCTTTTTCGCCACAACGACCAAGATGTATTAAGAGTATTTCTAAGATGGATTTATCTATATCTATATCCATCAAATTATAATATAATTTATAATTATGTGTTCCACAGAATCTAATATGAGCTCCAGCCTTAAGCAACAATGTAACAAGTGCTTTATTATTCACGTCAATAGCTGCATCAAGCGGATAATATCCATTTTCATCCGGAATATTTGGATTGGCTCCAGCCTCAAGCAGTAACCGAGTTATTTCTGGATTATTATTTTCAATAGCAGTGAGTAGTGCTTCAGCATTTTTATTTAAATCAGCTCCAGCATCTAATAATGATTCTACTAGGTTTAAATCATTATTTTTAATAGCCTCGCATAATTCATCTGTAAGGCAACCATTTGGCCTATTCTTTTTTTGTAGAGATATTTCATTTGAATATGATTTATTAGTAGCATTAAAAGATGTATTATCTAAATATGATTCATTAGATATATTACCTTCTGATAAATTTAATGGTAAGCAACTATGCTGCTTGCATCCTTTGTCATAACTAGGCTTGATTTTGCCAGCTAGAATGTCACTAGAATCATTTTTATTAGCTAGAATGTTACCAGTTGTTTTTCCTTTACCAGAATCATTTCCACAATTAGATCCAAGGCATAAAATGCCTATAAGGGATATATATTTTGTATTAATCATAAACATAAATTGTTTTTTTGATGTATAGTATACTATTGCTGCGATAATCTTTTCGAAGATCTATTTCACCAGATAATACTATTTGATAGTGAATTAAAAAATATATGATGCCTAGATAGGCTAAGTAGCTTTCTTACGTTTATATTGAAAATAAGTGCTGTAATTTTGTTTTTTATGCATATTATTCTTAATATTTACATTATTCTTGTATGTGTGCAAATTTCTTGCAACGTATTTGTTTAAACATAATTGATTGTTTTTTTTAGTAAGTATAAATAAATATGTTCGATATCAATTAATTATATCATCACATATTTATTTAAGCCTTTAACTTTAAGCCATCACCTTGTGAAAATAGAATTACATAGGAGAGAATGTGTAACAATGAGGTATTCATGCCTAAAGCATCCTTTTTTTAAACAGGAGTTATTTAGGGGAGATTACTTTACAATGAAGACATTCGTTTCCTATGGAATTCTTAACGCTCATATTGAATTATAGTAATTATAAAATTATTATGCAAGTAATGGCTAAATTTTTGGTGGTAGTTTAAATAAATATATGATGCTAAGTTGCCCAAGCATTTCCTTTATTAATACTAGCAATTACTATCATTAATTGCATTTGTGTGATTTTTTAATTGTTTTGAAAAGCAACAAGTTTTTCGAACCAAACGACTGATCCTATGACGAAATAGACAATTAACCCCTTCAGTCATTCTTGTAATATACTCTTTTAAAACTCATATTTTTTTCATATCTTTGGAATGTGCCTTGTTTTGTATTCAAGGCATTATGTTTTATACAATGCTCAAAAGTATCTTTGATATTATGCCTCTACAAAGGATACTATACATTGCAAGTGAAATATCTCCTTTTTTGGAAAATTCTATTGTATCAAGTTGTGTACGTAATTTGCTTGAAGCGATGCAAAACAAGCAAATTGATGTGCGTGTTATGGTACCTAAATTTGGAACTATTCATAACCGAGTAAATCGATTACATGAAGTACTGCGGCTATCAGGCTCTATTGTCTCTATAGATGATATAGGCCATACTATTTCTGTAAAAGTAAGTAGTATACCTAATACGCGTTTACAAGTCTATTTCATAGATAACGAAAGTCTATTTAGTGGAAGAAGATCCGTTTTCAACGATAATAACAATATCTTTTTTGAAGACAATGACATACGTATGATTTTTTTCTGCATGGGTGTTATGGGAACACTTAAAAAGTTAGAATGGGAAGCAGATATTGTACATTGTCATGACTGGATTACAAGCCTAATACCTCTTTTTTGGAAGAAGTTGTACAGTAACAATATCCTCTTTG contains:
- a CDS encoding ankyrin repeat domain-containing protein is translated as MINTKYISLIGILCLGSNCGNDSGKGKTTGNILANKNDSSDILAGKIKPSYDKGCKQHSCLPLNLSEGNISNESYLDNTSFNATNKSYSNEISLQKKNRPNGCLTDELCEAIKNNDLNLVESLLDAGADLNKNAEALLTAIENNNPEITRLLLEAGANPNIPDENGYYPLDAAIDVNNKALVTLLLKAGAHIRFCGTHNYKLYYNLMDIDIDKSILEILLIHLGRCGEKDYEGLSPLHWAAKDGYTGVIRDLMDSGQSLNYDEVDPVYNFTPLHYASRKGNKKIVEMLLAQGANRTAQDFRKVLNN
- a CDS encoding glycogen/starch synthase produces the protein MLKSIFDIMPLQRILYIASEISPFLENSIVSSCVRNLLEAMQNKQIDVRVMVPKFGTIHNRVNRLHEVLRLSGSIVSIDDIGHTISVKVSSIPNTRLQVYFIDNESLFSGRRSVFNDNNNIFFEDNDIRMIFFCMGVMGTLKKLEWEADIVHCHDWITSLIPLFWKKLYSNNILFEKAKIITTIYNNTFSQHFPLLAAKIIKLGISDKDATLLSSGSLYDILKVAIQYSDVVLRGEVLDLELFNAVSDLKTPDLINNDDAYNDAHHKIYENMFQAGNAKTHLA